AAGTTACGAAAGCATGGGCAGCAAATTTAGGATCTCCTTTAGGTATTTCTCCAAGGGCCGTCGCATTATCGAGTGCTTTTTCCAATACATCATACATGTTATCCTCGGCATTTTTTAATTCCTTCAATTGCTCTTCAGATAAGGATAGTTTTGCATCTTTCATAAAGTTCTTCATATCAATATCCATCGTTGCGTGTAAGTATACTGTAGCAAAGTCCAATAATCTTTCTTCCAAAGCCTTATTTGTAGAGAGGATTTGATCCATATTTTCTCTTATTCGTACCATCATTTGAATCATAGTAGCGGTAAATAAATCCGCTTTTGTTGAATAGTAATAGTAGACGGTTGCTTTTGTAACACCACATTCTTTCGCGACCTCATCCATCGAAACAACTTGATAATTTTGAGTGAGAAATAATCTAGTTGCAACTTCTAAAATGATTGCTTTTGTAGATTTTGTATTTTTATTTTGACGAGGCCTTCCGAGAGGACGTTGTTTTTGATCCAAATACATTCGCTCCTGACATTTATGATTGAGATAATTATAACATAATTTTTTAATCATTCTTGATTAATTAACCGACCAGTATATATAATTAATATTGGTGGGGAAAAGGAAGGTGGGTTTTTATGAAAAAGCACCCGTTAAATATGTTAGGGAAGCTTGTAGCAGGGAAGAATACGCAATGGATAACTTTATCGGTTTGGATTCTTATTACATTGGTACTTTCATTTACGTTGCCACAAGTAAACAGTATGAAAGAACCGAATCCGAAAAATTTACCTGAAACAGCTATGTCACAGCAAGCTGAAGCACTTATGAAAAAAGAATTTCCTAATAATGCAGGAAATCCGTTGTTAGTAGTATGGCATCGAGATGGTGGATTACAGTCAAAGGATTATAAACTCATACAAGACGTTTATAAAGAATTAAAGGCCAGTCCTTTAAAAGAACAATCAACATTACCACCATTTGATACAATTCCAGAGCAAGTATTATCAAAAAGTGCATCAAAAGATGGTACATCATTTGTCACACCAATATTTTTTAATAAATCTGCTGGAACGGATATATTAAAAGGTAATTTAGAAGAGTTACGAAAAATAGTGAATAGTAAAGTGGATGAAGATCCGTTCAAACAAAAAATTACCGACTCTGGTTTACATGTTCGATTATCTGGACCGGTAGGTATTCAAACGGATGCGGTAAGTTTATTTAGTCAAGCTGATGTGAAATTATTAGTCGCTACTGTATTACTTGTATTGGTTTTATTAATTTTATTGTATCGCTCTCCAATTTTAGCAATTTTACCTTTACTTGTTGTTGGCTTTGCATATGGAATTATCAGTCCGACACTGGGCTTTTTAGCAGACAATGGATGGATTAAAGTAGATGCACAGGCTATATCAATTATGACTGTCTTACTGTTTGGAGCAGGAACGGATTACTGTTTATTTTTAATTTCAAGGTATAGGGAGTATCTGTTAGAAGAAGAAAGTAAATATAAGGCACTGCAACTTGCGATAAAAGCTTCAGGTGGTGCAATTATAATGAGTGCACTAACTGTAGTATTAGGATTAGGAACATTATTGCTTGCACATTATGGAGCCTTTCATCGATTTGCAGTACCATTTAGTGTTGCTGTTTTCATAATGGGAATCGCTGCATTAACAATTCTTCCGGCATTATTATTAATTTTTGGTAGAGTTGCATTCTTCCCATTCATACCGAGAACAACTGCAATGAATGAAGAGTTTGCGAAAAAGAAAGTTTTAAAAGTAAAAACTACAAAGGGGGCCTTTAGTAAAAAGATTGGTGATATTGTTGTACGTAAACCGTGGACAATTATTATGCTAACTGTATTTTTATTAGGAGGATTGGCTTCATTTGTACCACGTATTCAATACACGTACGATTTATTAGAATCATTCCCGAAAGATATGCCATCACGTGAAGGATTTACATTAATCACGGATCATTTTTCAGCTGGAGAATTAGCACCAGTAAAGATTGTAGTTGATTCAAAAGGAAAAGATTTACCTATTAAACAAGAAATAGAGAAATTATCCTTTGTTAATAAAGTGAAAGAACCAATGAAGGGAAAAGAAAATAATCAATTGCAAATGTATGAAGTTTCTTTAGTGGAAAACCCATACTCAATTGAAGCATTAGATCAAATCCCTGAATTGAAAAATAGTGTAAAAAAAGTATTAAAAGACACAGGGATTAGTAATGCAGAAAATCAATTGTGGATTGGCGGGGAAACAGCTTCCTTATATGATACAAAACAAATAACAGAACGTGATGAAGCGGTTATTATTCCTGTGATGATTAGTATTATCGCTTTATTATTGCTTGTTTACTTACGTTCTATCGTCGCGATGATCTATTTAATTGTAACTGTCGTTTTATCATTCTTCTCAGCGCTAGGAGCAGGATGGATAGTACTTCACTTTGGTATGGGAGCTCCCGCAATACAAGGCGCGATACCGTTATATGCATTCGTATTTTTAGTTGCCTTAGGAGAAGATTATAATATCTTTATGGTCTCAGAAATATGGAAAAATAGAAAGAAACAAAATCATGTAGATGCAGTAAAAAATGGTGTTATACAAACAGGAAGTGTAATTACATCAGCTGGTTTAATTTTAGCAGGAACTTTTGCAGTATTAGGTACGTTGCCAATCCAAGTTCTTGTTCAATTTGGTATTGTGACTGCAATCGGTGTATTACTAGATACGTTTATTGTGAGACCATTATTAGTACCAGCAATTACAGTTGTATTAGGACGTTTCGCTTTTTGGCCAGGAAAGCTTTGGAAAGAAGAAAAGCAATTACAAAAAGAAGATACTTTATAAAAGAAGGTTGCCGATAAAGTCAGTAAAACTGATTTTTAGGCAACCTTCTTTTTTGTTGGGATGATAAAGAATGGTCATTTTGAACAGGCTTCGAAAAATATAGAGTAAATGTATGACGAAGTTTTAAGTGCATCAAAATTTTTCTTAACAGACATAATAATTCATAAGAAATTCCAATTTAGTGAGGAATTTCTAAAAATATGTATTGTTATAGGATGGTTAAAATGTGGGACACGATTGTTTCGTATGTACCTGAGTGGAAAGTTTTTATACAAGCCTTTATCGTACTTTTCATTCCATATATAATTTCAAGATTTTTTAGTTGGATTCGTACATTAGAAAAAGAGTAATATAACGAACTACGTTCAAGTGAAAATAAATATTGATATGTAAGAGAAGTATAAGAAGATTTTTGGGAGAAAGAGTGATGAAGATGAAAGCACAGGATTCAATGGGTAATCAAAACCAAGGACAGGGTAATACATATGAGGATAAAACTACTAAAGTTTCTGAAGACTACTTTACAGGTGATTTCAACTTAGATTTAGAGGTCATAAAAAAAGAAGCTCTTGATAACTCGGACGTTTATTGTCGAGAGTTTAATATCGGCGGGACTAGCATCCGCGCAGTTCTTGTTTTTGTAGAAGGGCTGTCAGATAAAGATCTTATTGATATGCACATTTTGAAATCATTAATGTGTAATTTTCCTGATGAGTATAAAGATGAATCATCTAATGTGAAAGATAGTGTTTCAAAAGAGTTTATTAAAAACCGAGTTCTTCCTATTAGTGGAGTGGAAGAAGTACAATCTGTGCAAAAAATGATGTCAAAGGTGTTAATGGGTTCAACGGCATTATTAATTGATGGATTATCAGATGTATTCATACTTAATACAAAAAAAGGAAAAACACGTAATATTGAAGAGCCAATATCAGAGGGATCGGTTAGGGGGCCACGGGTAGGTTTCACAGAAGTTTTATCGGACAATACTGCTTTGTTACGGTTACACGGTGAAAATGAAGGATTATCATTAGTGAAATTTCATGTAGGAGAACGGGCTAAGAAAGACTTGGTTGTTGCCTTTATGAAAGAGATTGCTGATCCAGAATTAGTAGAAGAAGTTAAGAAGAGAATTGAGAAAATTAATATTGATAATGTGCCAGAATCAGGTTATATAGAACAACTTATTGAAGATAATTATCTTAGTCCTTTCCCGCAAGTACAGAGTACGGAACGTCCTGATAAAGTTATCGCTGCATTAATGGAAGGAAGGGTTGCAATTTTATTAGATGGAACACCTTTTGTATTAATTGTTCCGGTTACATTTAGTATGATGATGCAATCACCCGAAGATTATTATGAACGCTGGATACCAGGTACGCTGATTCGGTTATTGCGCTTTGGAACGGCTATTATTTCTCTATTTGCTCCCGCTCTGTACATTTCATTTATTTCATTCCATCCTGGATTGATTCCAACTAAGTTAGCCATTTCAATTATAGGAGGGCGAGAAGGCGTCCCGTTTCCTGCAATTATAGAAGGATTATTTATGGAAATTGCAATTGAAATTTTACGAGAAGCAGGGCTACGACTACCTAAGCCTATTGGTTCAGCGATGGGAATTGTAGGAGGATTAATCATTGGGCAATCAGCTGTATCAGCTGGAATTGTGAGTCCCATAATGGTAATTGTTGTGGCGGCCACAGCTATTTCTTCTTTTGCACTTTCTCATTATAGTACAGCAATTCCATTACGTATTCTTCGCTTTGTAGCTATGTTTTTCGCTGCTATATTCGGATTATATGGAGTTATTCTATTTTTCTTATTTATATGCAGTCATATTTCAAGGCTTAAAAGTTTTGGTGTACCTTATGCTAGCCCGGCTGTCTTATATCAATTTACCGATTGGAAGGATTTTATTGTTCGTATGCCAATTCAGATGATGAAGCGACGTCCAAAAATGTTGAATTTAAAAGACTATGTACGGAAAGGTAGTGAAGAGGAATGATTACGAACTCAAAGGACAAAATTCCCACTTCACAAGCAGCTGTTATTCTTATCAATTATATACTTGCTATCGGAATTCTCACTTTACCTAGAACAGCAGCTGAG
This Bacillus mycoides DNA region includes the following protein-coding sequences:
- a CDS encoding TetR/AcrR family transcriptional regulator, producing the protein MDQKQRPLGRPRQNKNTKSTKAIILEVATRLFLTQNYQVVSMDEVAKECGVTKATVYYYYSTKADLFTATMIQMMVRIRENMDQILSTNKALEERLLDFATVYLHATMDIDMKNFMKDAKLSLSEEQLKELKNAEDNMYDVLEKALDNATALGEIPKGDPKFAAHAFVTLLSIGNFKDENHNPTLANIDELAKQIVSFYWNGLSH
- a CDS encoding spore germination protein, whose amino-acid sequence is MKMKAQDSMGNQNQGQGNTYEDKTTKVSEDYFTGDFNLDLEVIKKEALDNSDVYCREFNIGGTSIRAVLVFVEGLSDKDLIDMHILKSLMCNFPDEYKDESSNVKDSVSKEFIKNRVLPISGVEEVQSVQKMMSKVLMGSTALLIDGLSDVFILNTKKGKTRNIEEPISEGSVRGPRVGFTEVLSDNTALLRLHGENEGLSLVKFHVGERAKKDLVVAFMKEIADPELVEEVKKRIEKINIDNVPESGYIEQLIEDNYLSPFPQVQSTERPDKVIAALMEGRVAILLDGTPFVLIVPVTFSMMMQSPEDYYERWIPGTLIRLLRFGTAIISLFAPALYISFISFHPGLIPTKLAISIIGGREGVPFPAIIEGLFMEIAIEILREAGLRLPKPIGSAMGIVGGLIIGQSAVSAGIVSPIMVIVVAATAISSFALSHYSTAIPLRILRFVAMFFAAIFGLYGVILFFLFICSHISRLKSFGVPYASPAVLYQFTDWKDFIVRMPIQMMKRRPKMLNLKDYVRKGSEEE
- a CDS encoding MMPL family transporter, with the protein product MKKHPLNMLGKLVAGKNTQWITLSVWILITLVLSFTLPQVNSMKEPNPKNLPETAMSQQAEALMKKEFPNNAGNPLLVVWHRDGGLQSKDYKLIQDVYKELKASPLKEQSTLPPFDTIPEQVLSKSASKDGTSFVTPIFFNKSAGTDILKGNLEELRKIVNSKVDEDPFKQKITDSGLHVRLSGPVGIQTDAVSLFSQADVKLLVATVLLVLVLLILLYRSPILAILPLLVVGFAYGIISPTLGFLADNGWIKVDAQAISIMTVLLFGAGTDYCLFLISRYREYLLEEESKYKALQLAIKASGGAIIMSALTVVLGLGTLLLAHYGAFHRFAVPFSVAVFIMGIAALTILPALLLIFGRVAFFPFIPRTTAMNEEFAKKKVLKVKTTKGAFSKKIGDIVVRKPWTIIMLTVFLLGGLASFVPRIQYTYDLLESFPKDMPSREGFTLITDHFSAGELAPVKIVVDSKGKDLPIKQEIEKLSFVNKVKEPMKGKENNQLQMYEVSLVENPYSIEALDQIPELKNSVKKVLKDTGISNAENQLWIGGETASLYDTKQITERDEAVIIPVMISIIALLLLVYLRSIVAMIYLIVTVVLSFFSALGAGWIVLHFGMGAPAIQGAIPLYAFVFLVALGEDYNIFMVSEIWKNRKKQNHVDAVKNGVIQTGSVITSAGLILAGTFAVLGTLPIQVLVQFGIVTAIGVLLDTFIVRPLLVPAITVVLGRFAFWPGKLWKEEKQLQKEDTL